TGGTGACACGGTCATTGGCTTCCGGCTGGATCTGATCTTCCGTCTGTCCGGGGCCGTAGTAGATGCCGCCGCCGAGGCGGATGACAGTCTGGTTGTGCAGGGCCTGAGGGGCCCATACCAAGCCAACACGTGGACCGTAGTTGTTCGTCGAAGACTTGTACCAGTCGCCGGCATCCTTCGGAATGATGTTTCCAGTGGTCATGTCGAAGACGACGTTCTTGTTGCGCGTCTCGTGCAGGGGAGAGAAGTACTCGTAGCGAAGACCGTAGCTCAGCGTCAGGCTAGGCGTGACCTTCCACTCATCCTGCGCATAGCCGATGTAGTAGTTCTGCTTCACATACGCATTGCCGCTCAGGCCAGTGAACGGGCTGAGATCGCTCAGATCGCCGTAGAACTGGATCTGGCTGGTCAGGTTGTTGGTGAAGTCCGCCACACTCGCGTAGGTGTACGTCGTTCCACCAAGCTGGTTGTTGTAAAGACCCAGAGGACGAATCTCAACGCCGAACTTCAGGTTGTGCGCTCCGCGTACCAGGGAGAGGTTGTCGATGTAGTTGTAGCTCTGTCCGGTATAGGGTGCGCCGATGCCGTTGAAGGAGCTGGAAAGGCTGATCAGCGAACCCACGTTGGTAAGACCGGCAACCGCGATACGTGCGCGGCTAAGGTCTGCATTGGGCGACGCTCCGGGAGTTCCCGTTACGCGCATCTTGATGCCGTTGTAACCGAACTTCGTTTCGTTGAAGACGCGCGGTCCCCATACCTGGTTCAGAGCAATTACGCCGTTCTGCGGGACTTCCACCTGGCCGAAGCGGCTCAGCGAGATGTCCTGCGTCTGGTAAGAGGTGCCCTGATCGCGGTGGTAGCGCGCGTACATCTGGAAGCGATCGCTGAGGTGATAATCCAGGCGGAACATACCGAAGTCTTCCTGGATGCGATTCGGACCGACGACCGTCACGCTGGTCGACAATGATCCACCAGTGACCAGCGGAGTCGGATCATTCGGAAACGCTGCGAGGAGAGGAAGGGCCGTGGAAGTCGGTTTGACGAGCGAGCGTGCATAGTTGCTGAGAGTCGCTGCGGTATACGGTGTGACGTAGACCTGACGCAGACCTTCATAGGTACCGAAGAAGAAGAGCTTGTCGTTCAGAAGCGGTCCACCGATCGATCCGCCAAAGTTGTTCAGGCGGAACTTCGGAGAGTTGCCCGCGACGTTGCGGCGGTTGAAGGCGTTGCGCGCGTCGAAGAAGTCGTTGCGGACATACTCAAACGCATCGCCGTGCAGTTTGTTGGTTCCTGACTTGGTCAGAAAGCTGATCTGTCCGCCGGTACCCGTTCCCATCTCCGCGGGGTAGTTGGAGGAGTCCACGCGGAACTCCTGGATCGCTTCCATCGACTGCTGCAGACGGAAGACAGAGGTAAGTTCGCCGTTCAGATTGCCTGGAGACGTATCGATGATGCCGGTGTTTTCGATACCGTCCACGCGGATGATGTTCTGCTCCACCGAACGTCCGGAGAAGTGAATGTTGTCAAAGGTTCCTGAACCCGCGTTGGTCGCACCGGGTACTAGCAAATAAAGCTGCGAGATCTGGCGTCCGTTGATCGGAAGGTTCGCCACTTCGCGCTGGGTGACGTTGCCACCGATACGCGCGGAGGAGGTGTCCAGCGCAACGGCCTGTGCCGAAACCTCGACGACCGTGCTGCTGCCGCTGACGGCAAGCTGAGGTGTCCAGACGAACTCCTGGCTCAGGGAGAGTGTCTGCGCCGGAAGGATCGTGTCCGCAAAGCCCTCGTGCGAGGCGCGCAGGCTGTACTCCGACGGTGGCAGCGAGAAGAACACAAAGTGCCCTTCCGCGTCGCTCGTCGTCGTACGGTCAATGCCCGTTGCCTTGCTGTGGACTGTGAGAGTGGTGTTGGAAATGGCCGCACCGGTAGTGTCTGTGACTATGCCGGTAATGCGAGCTGTCGTGGTTTGAGTATGGGCAGTTGCCGAGGCCGCAAGGAACAAAACGCAGGCCATTCGGGCGAACAGGTGAAACAGCTTGATTGGACGCATAAGCTGAATATAGAAAGTAAACCTGCTGATAAAGTAATTACTTTATTAATTTATGATGAAAATTATTGCTTTTCGGGAATGCCGGACGTCAATAGCAAGCCTGTATTCAGAATTCAATCCTTCGGAATCATTGACGCAAACTGCCGGTTCTTATACCCTCGAAGGTGGCAGGGAATGCGGCGATCGCGATTTTGAGAGCGATTCTCCTCCGATTGAGGTCTGGCGTCTTCATCACAGCCGGCTGCAAACCCCAAATTTCCCCGCATATGCGGTTGAACAGAGAGAGTTTCTAATGGCAAATCATGTTTCTTCCTTGAAGCGCGCCCGCC
This genomic stretch from Terriglobus saanensis SP1PR4 harbors:
- a CDS encoding TonB-dependent receptor, translating into MRPIKLFHLFARMACVLFLAASATAHTQTTTARITGIVTDTTGAAISNTTLTVHSKATGIDRTTTSDAEGHFVFFSLPPSEYSLRASHEGFADTILPAQTLSLSQEFVWTPQLAVSGSSTVVEVSAQAVALDTSSARIGGNVTQREVANLPINGRQISQLYLLVPGATNAGSGTFDNIHFSGRSVEQNIIRVDGIENTGIIDTSPGNLNGELTSVFRLQQSMEAIQEFRVDSSNYPAEMGTGTGGQISFLTKSGTNKLHGDAFEYVRNDFFDARNAFNRRNVAGNSPKFRLNNFGGSIGGPLLNDKLFFFGTYEGLRQVYVTPYTAATLSNYARSLVKPTSTALPLLAAFPNDPTPLVTGGSLSTSVTVVGPNRIQEDFGMFRLDYHLSDRFQMYARYHRDQGTSYQTQDISLSRFGQVEVPQNGVIALNQVWGPRVFNETKFGYNGIKMRVTGTPGASPNADLSRARIAVAGLTNVGSLISLSSSFNGIGAPYTGQSYNYIDNLSLVRGAHNLKFGVEIRPLGLYNNQLGGTTYTYASVADFTNNLTSQIQFYGDLSDLSPFTGLSGNAYVKQNYYIGYAQDEWKVTPSLTLSYGLRYEYFSPLHETRNKNVVFDMTTGNIIPKDAGDWYKSSTNNYGPRVGLVWAPQALHNQTVIRLGGGIYYGPGQTEDQIQPEANDRVTKTFGTAASTGKTYPISPANDVYATYDINSTTLGYQPRAFAPQYKVPERVTTYTASIQQQLPGQFALMIGYVGSTGRNLFLRSITNLITGVAQNPTTGAGTAVRQFGGRFAEIDYKTSGGTDQYHGLQSTLQRRFTSGVSFGAQYTWAHELGTSSGSNEATTSQLPIPIYGSSSEYGRGTFDIRHTLNLTTLYDLPFGKGRTFNLTGPMNVIAGGWQMGGIVNFRSGVPMDVLITRPDLAYVGNAGTAYAGQTFSSPIVVGGVVQTTAVVNVPGGGNTRNIRRPNIVPGVNPYLKSGKQFLNPAAFSTPAPGTFGNARRNDLSGPNLAQLDLTLTKRVQFTERVGLEFHADAYNVLNHANYANPGNIRLAQSIPSSTTLTNTLQPGTPFSTATAGTNLGTETSTVSNQIGIGTNRQIQLAVKLAF